Genomic DNA from Setaria italica strain Yugu1 chromosome V, Setaria_italica_v2.0, whole genome shotgun sequence:
gGGCCGGGCTTTGATTCTGACTCGGTGGAATTGCCCTATTTGTCTAGTAATAAATGTGCTAAGGCTGAAATGTGAtggtgttcgtggtcaagtatttgaaagtactaatctcataccttgtatgggatagggaagcctagtacctgattgaaccgggccGTGGACATacctccccactctctctggaacttagttcccctgatgcaccatgtgggtacaagtgcagtcacggtacgacGATGTTCCAGGACCGTGGGgtattgtatccaagggaagtaggcccaGCCACGTGCcgggggatcgatggggacgaatgacatgtgtggacccatcGTGGTACGCAATattgtgggattaggttcactttgcaaggtttaaaaacttgattcgaatcgtctgcctcttacaatttgagactgcttgactgctatgctgcactgagtagtaagtggaacaaagaatgattatttaatgatgatgcttggaataaaatgtttgctcaacttgcttgTCTAGAACAGGTGCATACTAGAATGATTAATCTACTAAAacctgctgctaaaacttgaaagtaaggatttactttagatgcttttggcaaaacaaacccctcagctaagAAGCCTTGCATATTTAGAAGTTGATGAAGTAGTTACCACCCGACcgttaagtcttgctgagtattagtatactcagccttgcttgtgacTTATCTTTTCATGTAATTTAGATGTTGATGAGTGTgctgccagtttgacttggccaacccaactccctccgggttggacggtcgagtgggacctgTCTTTGGTCAGCGAGGATTGTGGTAACTGACGTCATGGTCGACTTCACCATAATGTTTCTGCTCCGATGCTTAGTTGTTGtcctttttccgctgcttaaactCTGAACAATTTACTTTATGTATTTTCGAACTGCGGtgatgtaataaataaagtgGGATATATGAATTAAActactggaatgttgtaatctctgaacTTGCCTTCGTGTGAGCATGCTTTTCGTTTCAATccaagacaagtggtttatcgagTATAACCCGACAGAGTATCAGATTGACTTGGTTAAAGTGTCAATTCGCGTATAAGGtgaagttgagtacactttaactaggttaatttgggtggttctgtcACACCTGCACCTTTCGAAAACGCTCTATTGATAAAGTGTTCAATAGCATGAGAAGGAAAGTATTTcaattaaataaaaaattagcggcctgttcgcttcagcttattcagctggcttatcagctatcaaacagtgttttcctctcacaacaaatcagctgtttcagcttttcagccggcttataagctgaagcgaacaggccctagATTAAGATATTAAATGCCCTAATCCCTTACAATATTCCAATTCTCTAGCCCTTTAAATGTCTCACTTCTCTAAGATCAAATCCACTCCCTTCAACTTTTTTCTCCACCCATGGGAGGACATGCCGCCTTCTAGCTGCATTTTCTAGCATGTGTGCATCGTAGCACCACCATGTGCATGTGGCCTCACCTATGTCATTTGTGCATGGAGGTCACAAGACAAGAGAGGGTGCCAAGGCAAGCAATTAGCTATGGTGTCGCCTGCAGCCCTGAAAGATATTGGGAGGCCTCGGGCAAGTATGGAGTATGATGGTGTTGGGTCGGTACATCGAACTATGATGGTTATTGTTTATGgaggaaaattaaaaaaaagttgtgTGATGGCTAGTGAAATATTTTTAGGATCCGTTTGGAACTCTCGCCGCCGCTAGCCTAGCCTTACCTCGCGCTACTCGGCTCGGTGGGCAAGGAGGCTTTGGTTCTTTCCCACCACTTGTCTTGCTGGCATACAAATCAACGGTGGGGCAGCTCAATCCGATGACGGAGCGACCAATCCGACGATGAAGGAGCGTGATTTGGCAACGGCAAGGTCCGACTCGGCAGTAGTAGTGTTTGATTCGGTGATGGCAAGACCCAGTTTGGTGGCGGCGGACTCGATTTGACTACGACAGACCTCGATTTGGTGGCTGTGAGCTCGAAACCGTGGCGTCTTGCGCTCGTTTCTATGAGCAGGCAACCTTGCCAGCGTAGGAGAGTGGAATCGGCTCTCTTGCGTGGTCAAAGAAATCCTTTGCCCAGCTGGGCAAGCTTGCTGCTCTTGCTACCAAACGACTGACCTTGGCCGGCAAGGCGAGGCTGGCGGCTTGCAAGGATCTAAACAAACCTTTAATTGCATTAGAAGTGTAAGATACTTAGTagctcaaaaaaaataaaataataaatgtCCGCGTGAAGAGATAATGATGACAGGAAGTTTGTTAAAAGAACATAATCACAACTTAATATTATTGCTCGTCAACAACTATCTTATTTTCTATTTGATGTTTTTCTTTGTAGTGCCTTAGCCGGAGTGGGTTTTTTATACGAGCCCGAGTGGATTACACCTAGCCTAACAGGATTTTCTTCgcttgaacaagtggcaaaacCCTCCAAAGCCTGGACTAGAAAAACCCTACCCAGGATCGAAATGCACCGAATATGAGTTTCCTACCTAACCAACCGAACCTCCACTCCACTCCATCGACGACAACAACCGACTGAGACTCTGGCGTCCCCCGTGCCGTACCCGTTCCACGCCCCCTCCGTCTGCCTCAACGGCTCAACCCCACCCCATCCCGTTCCGTTCCACGAGCCCCTCGCTGTCCCCTGCTCCCCCGCCTCTCCCCTACCCTTCGATTCGAACTCTCTCAAAACCGCAGCGCAcgagggggaaaaaaatcctCACCACACCGCACCGCGCCCAAATCTAGGGTTGCTCGGTTCGCCATGGCCGACCCGCCGGCCCCGGATGCCCAGCCTGagcagccgcccgccgcctccgcagcctccgctcccgctgccgccgccgccgccgacgccgacgccgccccggTTGAGAAGCCCCCCGCGGCGCCGCTCACGCCGGAGCCGGACACCGCTCCGGGGGCGGATGGGGCGGGTGAagtggaggaggatgaggaataCGTGAGCGACCCCGACGACGCGCTGCTCCCGACGATGCGGCGCCGGGAGGCCAGCGATGACGAGGGGTCCGAGGACGGGAGGCCCCGGGCGCGGATCGGGCCAGACCAGGACGACGACGGCCAGGGGGCACCCGAGGCGTACGACGACGAggtggatgaggaggacgaggaatactacgacgaggaagaggaggatgtgGGAGAGGGGTTCGAGGAGTATGAAGGGCGCGCGGCACCGCCCatggaggacggcggcggcggcggccaggagtCACGCGGGGAGGATGGCGTGGCCGGGGAGGAGGGACTGGCGGAAGGGGAGGCCAAGGgcgagggggaggagaaggagcaggAGCCGTTCGCAGTGCCCACTTCTGGTGCCTTCTACATGCATGATGACCGGTTTCAGGAGGAGAACCGCGGCCGGCGCAGGTGTGCCTCGCTTCCTTAAAACTACAAATTCAGTTCTAGCTCATACTTTCCGTAGAATCACAACTGTGTAGTTTCGACTTTAGGGCCAGaggtttagggcctgtttggtctGTGTGCATTGTCAAAATCTAGGCAACCAAATTGTCTGCTCAAGTGTTTGTCAACTCTGGCTCCTAAAATGGATGATAGTGCCAAATTTAACAGAGTGCCAACAAAATCTTGGCATTGATATCAATAGCGACTCATTTTAGTCAAATGGCAAGATTTTGGTAACCTTTGGCTCTCATTGGTGTCAAGGAAAATGGCAATAGATTCTGGGGTGGGGGTAGCTCAGAAGTTATTGGATAAGGCCTAGGCAGTGTACAGTAATGTAAACTTAGGGCCAGGGGATACTTTTTAGTTGATATCACCTGCAGTTCCGACAAAAAGAGGCTTTTTTCTGAGCACAAAAGCTGTCCATGGAAAAGATACAGCTTTTCTTGACATAGGCGAGTAGAAAAGCAGGATTCTAGAAGGTGAGCATATCAAAATATTGCCCGCCACAATCTCAGCTTTGTTTATATCTGCTCTATTTCATAAGGCAGTCCCTAGGTGCTAGGTGGAGCAGCACTGCCTAGCCTACCACCTAAGCATTTTGTCTAGGTGTTTCCTGCCTAGAATGGTTTAGGGTTTGATCTATGTATGAAAGTGGTGAAAATTGGTGGAGGAAGATGATCTGTGGTCATGGAACTCATTGATGCATGATAATGTCAAATTATGTTTGTAACATGCCAAATTTCTTCTATTTAACTTGGCACTACTCTAGCCTTCTGGAAAAAATACAACCGTCTTGGTAATGCCTAGGTGGCAAGGCGCTAGGTGGAGCCTGAATGTGTCCCTAACGCAAGTACTTTTTGGAACATGTACTTACATCTTGAACAAGGTCATAATAGAAAGTAGCATTGTTCTAAATGGTGTGCTAGGCAACGCCCAGGCCCCATGTGTACTCTAGCCTAACACTTTTTGAACATTGGCAAAGAGCTAAGGACCAGGGAAAAAAGGCTCTCCCTCTGTTCATAAATTTGTGACCCTCTAGAAAGTGTGTAGTGGAGCCTGTCTAACTTTGATGTATTTAAGAAAATCCATTTGAATTGATCACATGAAGACAATATCCTTGGATTGTTGCGGAAATATGTTTATTATTTATTTCGTATATAAAGTATTGGAACGCCATACATTTACCAATGGAGGGAAAATCGCAAACCAGTGAGTATAATATAATAGTTTGATGGAATGAAATGAATAAATTTCTAAACCAGGGAGTATAATAAAATAGTTTGATGGAATAAAATGAATAAATTTGTCAACAGTGCTAATTTTAGATTAGAGGGTGTTTCACAGTGACAAACTGTGTGTGGAGTTGTGAGTTTATTTGTGCTTTATGGTGGTTTCGTCAACTCTCAGGCTGGCAATGAGATTTTGGTACAATCAGATAGTGTTATTTTCAAGGAAAGAACAACCAGACGGTTAATCATTATTGTCACTAGATTGGGTTGACTGTTGGTTCACAGAACTCTGGAAGCCTTTTAGTTGTGAACATCCTTTCATGTTCTTAAAGGgatcattaaaaaaaagaattgtcTGCTAATGGCTTACAGTGCAATGAGCTTGTACATGACAGCGTTCTCTACCACTAAATTCAAGCTTGTGGCTAATCTAGTGCTGTGGTTTCTTAGTCAATTTTCTTAGCAAGCTGCCTTTGTCATAATGTGACCTGCTTGTGGGTAATACTGTCAATATTTAATGCTTCATATTTATATGCCGTGTGCTgactgttttcttttctttttcctctatAAACAGGCGAATGTTTGGTGGGAGGAAGTTATGGGATGCTAAAGATGATCAAGCTTGGGTGCATGACAGATTTGAGGAAATGAACTTGCAAGATGATCGCTATGAAGTAATTGCTCATGACCTTTAGTGCGCAAAACCAAGCACAACCACTAACAAATCTCAAGGATGCAAAAATCTTTGTGTTGCAGGATCAGCGCATGTCAAGAGGTCGTTTTAGAGGTCGTGGTGGTCGAGGTAAAGCAAGAGGTGGTGGTCGTGGTTTTCCCAGAGGGGGAAAGAACCGCAGTTACCAGGAAGATGGCAACACCCAAAACCGCCCCCCAAAAGTAGTTAGAGGGAGAGGACCTCGACGTTATGAAGCTGTTGCAAGGAACAGCAGAGAGGTTGTTGGATCCCAGCGAAAACAGTGAGTGATAGTAAATAACTTGGGACAAAAATATTTTTGGTCACTACTGCACCTTTGCTTGTGAAGTTCTCTTACACAGTTTTCTTCTCATTTCTTATTCAGAGCAGCAAGATTTCGAGAACCCGCTCCAAATACTGCAGCAGCCAGAGATTCTGGTCAAGTTTCACACACACAGCCAGAGGCTGCCCCTCCTAAAAAGAATGTCATCAATTCAAGCCTAAATTCTGCGTCACCACCATTTTATCCTTCTGGTGCATCCAACCAAGATTTTCCTGTAGCAGCTCAAAGAAGGGACATACAAACAGGAGGTTCCAATAAGGTCCTTCCTTCTTCCATGAAGATGGATGATAACTCAAAGCTACAATCTGGTCCAATGGTTAGAGGTAGGACAACCATGGATTATGGTGGACGTGATAGGTTTCATGCTGATGGTCCTGTTAGATCATCACCTGGAAGGGCCCCAACGACATCATTGAATTCAGGATTCACATCATCATCGGTTAATCCTGGTCAATCACCTGTTGTCAGGGCTTCAGGGGGCAGTTCAAACACCGGGGTTTCTTCAAATAATCAGTCCACTTCATCATTTCACCAAATGCAGAGGATTTCTACGCAAATGCAGAGTCACGCGCCAGTCATGCACCCGAAGTCAGGCCAAGTGCCGAATCAATCTGCAGCGAGGATCCCACCTCAGCCGTTGAACCATCGGACTAACAATTTGTCACCTGCTCAGCATCAACCTGTTAAATCAACAGAAAGTGGTGAGAATGGTTCATACCCTAGTCAGAATAATTCGAAGGCACCTTCAGCGGTGGTAAAAGCCAATAACCATGAAACTGGAATGGGTTCATTTATGTATGGTGGCGCCCAAGTTATTGGGGCTGCTGGTCTTTCCCAGGGCGATCAAAATTTTCCTGGCACTCCAGCTCTGCTGCCAGGTTTGTTAACTTCAACATTCAGTTTACCTTATTTTCTTTAGTGTTTTGATTATTATTTTCAGTTTTCTGATAATCACTTGAACTGATTCATTACCTATTTTCTCTCCTGTAATGCAGTGATGCAATTTGGGGGTCAGCATCCTGGTGGTCCTGGAGTTCCTACTATTGGTATGGCTCTCCCTGGCTACGTAGCTCAGCAGCAGATGGGGATGGGAAACAACGAAATGACATGGTATATTCATATATCTTTTTGGATTTGCTAGTCTCTCTGTTGTGTCTACAAATATTATTTGTGTGCTCGTGTATGATCAGAAGTATCATTAACCGCATGGATTCCTAAGACAACAAAATGGAAGAGGCAACAGCAGTATTTGCACTCAAATTCTGTGAATGCATCTGTCTTGTTCCTCATTACTTCTCTTTTTCATTTTGCCTAATatacatttcttttcttcaacctGTAAGAATGCTTTCATTTTTGTACACTTACATAATACGAATGGGATGGTCA
This window encodes:
- the LOC101759490 gene encoding protein MLN51 homolog — translated: MADPPAPDAQPEQPPAASAASAPAAAAAADADAAPVEKPPAAPLTPEPDTAPGADGAGEVEEDEEYVSDPDDALLPTMRRREASDDEGSEDGRPRARIGPDQDDDGQGAPEAYDDEVDEEDEEYYDEEEEDVGEGFEEYEGRAAPPMEDGGGGGQESRGEDGVAGEEGLAEGEAKGEGEEKEQEPFAVPTSGAFYMHDDRFQEENRGRRRRMFGGRKLWDAKDDQAWVHDRFEEMNLQDDRYEDQRMSRGRFRGRGGRGKARGGGRGFPRGGKNRSYQEDGNTQNRPPKVVRGRGPRRYEAVARNSREVVGSQRKQAARFREPAPNTAAARDSGQVSHTQPEAAPPKKNVINSSLNSASPPFYPSGASNQDFPVAAQRRDIQTGGSNKVLPSSMKMDDNSKLQSGPMVRGRTTMDYGGRDRFHADGPVRSSPGRAPTTSLNSGFTSSSVNPGQSPVVRASGGSSNTGVSSNNQSTSSFHQMQRISTQMQSHAPVMHPKSGQVPNQSAARIPPQPLNHRTNNLSPAQHQPVKSTESGENGSYPSQNNSKAPSAVVKANNHETGMGSFMYGGAQVIGAAGLSQGDQNFPGTPALLPVMQFGGQHPGGPGVPTIGMALPGYVAQQQMGMGNNEMTWLPLLAGAAGAFGGSYPPYIALDPSFYSRPSGQTSSSVPSREPTANRGSKSPPRNDIGNEELDQRQNKPRRYSEMNFSQ